The following nucleotide sequence is from Chloracidobacterium validum.
ATCACGCAGTTGGCAGGACTCAGAGCAAAATGGGCGGGTCGGATTGCCAGTCCAAGCCGTTTCAGCGCCACAGATTGGACAGCGAATAGACATATCACCATCAACCTCCTTCAAACCTGCAATCAACCATGCAACCGGTCACCAGACAGGCAGTTCCCAGCTTGTAGGGCAACGATTTCGGGAGAAAAGTTCAGAGCGTTCTGGACATGCCTTCAACTCGCATGGGAAGATACCACTTCGCGCTTTGAAAAGCGCGACATCTTACACAAAACAGGTTGGATTGCGTTTTACCCTATGTCGGAAGTAGCTCAGTCGGAAATTAGCCCAGAGCAGAAAACCTATAGCGCCGTTGAGAAAAATGGCGTCGTCACAGCCATTTGGGAAATGGTTGGCAACAAGCACCTGCGAACCATTGATCCGCGCAGCCGCGAAGGGAAGGCGTTGCTGGCACATTACCAGTCACAGAAGGAAGAAGACGCGCAAGAAAATGCGGCAAGCGTGGCAACCAGCGCTTAGGCTGCCTGTCCCACAAGCCTGCTACCGTGAGGTTAGCAGTTGGTGACTTGCCCTGCCCGGTGGGTTCGAGCGGCGGGGCGTTAAGCGTCACTGCGAAGCGTCAAGTTGTGCGTCTTCTCACGCTCCAAGTTTGATAGCAGGTACTGCTTGTCTTTGACCAAGTCGGCAAAGTTTGTCACGGCCATTTCAAAGTTGTGGCCGTGCTTGATGGCATCCTTGGGGCAGGCTTCGACGCAGTAGCCACACAAAATGCATCGCCCGTAGTCAATGTTGTAAACGCGGGCGTAGCGGTTCTCCATGCCCGGACGCTCTTCGTAGGGGCGCAGGTCTTCATCCGCTTCGATGTAGATGGCATCCGCCGGACACGCGGCCGAGCAGAGAAAACAGGCAACGCACCGCTCCTTGCCGTTCTCATCACGCGCCAAGTAGTGCTCACCCCGAAAGCGGGGGTAAAGCTCCACCGGCACGTCCGGGTACTGGCGAGTGAGTTTCCGCTTCGGAATGTAGCCCAACGTGACCGCCATCCCCTGGGCAATGGCGCGAACGGTTTTAGCGGCGTCAAAGATTTCAGACAAAATGGAAGACATCGGCGGCGCTCCTTGATGCGTGGGCAAAAAAGATAGC
It contains:
- a CDS encoding NuoI/complex I 23 kDa subunit family protein: MSSILSEIFDAAKTVRAIAQGMAVTLGYIPKRKLTRQYPDVPVELYPRFRGEHYLARDENGKERCVACFLCSAACPADAIYIEADEDLRPYEERPGMENRYARVYNIDYGRCILCGYCVEACPKDAIKHGHNFEMAVTNFADLVKDKQYLLSNLEREKTHNLTLRSDA